From the genome of Pseudomonas sihuiensis:
CCTGGACGAGACAGCCGGCATCGACGCCACCCGAGACGCTTTCGGCGCCAATGGCGACGATGACGCCTACCGCAACCGCTCGCTCAGCCTGAATCTCTCGCACCGCCTCACTGACGACCTGCAAGTTGGTTTCAGTGCGCTCGATCAACGCGGTCAGGTGGAGTATGACTTCACAGGAATGCAGCCAACTACGGACTTTCAGCTCAGCAGCCTTTCCGGGTTCATCGACGGCCGCCTTAACGAGCGCTGGAGCAGCCGCCTGGAAATGGGTCACAGTAAAGACCAGCGCGACACGGGTGATGACTCGCCGCTGGCGTCAATCGATTCATTCTTTACCTACACCACCTATCGCGACTCGGCGAGCTGGGTAAATACCCTGACCCTCACCGACCACCAGCAAATTCTGGCTGGCGCCGACTGGTACGAGGATCGCCTGCACAGCAGCGCAGACTTCGCGGAGGATTCACGCTGGAACCGCGCAGCTTTCGTCCAACACCGCTACAGCGGCGATACATTCTCGACCGAGCTGGGACTGCGCCACGACGATAACCAGCAGTTCGGCAGCGAGAACACCTGGAACGCGGCGCTGACCCTGCCCCTGAACAGTGCCAACGACCTGATCCTGTCGTACAGCGAAGGTCTCAGAGCGCCAACTTTCAATGACCTCTATTATCCGCCTTACTGTGACCCCACCTTTGGCTGCTCAGAAAGTGCAAATCCGAACCTGAAACCGGAAAAATCGAAAAACTATGAGCTGCAATGGCGCAGCCGTTACAGCGAAACAGGATCGTTGCAGGCTTCCGTGTATCGAACTGATATCGAGGACGCCATCGTCCTGGACGAGAACTTCATTCCACAGAACGTCCAGACAGCCCGGATCAATGGCTTCGAAGCCGCCGTGCAGCAGGAGTTGTTCGGCTGGCAAGGCAATCTCGCGCTGGCCCTGATCGACCCGCGTGACCGCGATAGCGGCCATACCCTGCTGCGCCGGGCCAAACGCACGCTGAGCTTGGACCTCGACCGCCGCTTTGGCGATGTCTCACTCGGCGCTGGCTGGCGTGCAGTCAGTGGTCGCTACGACGACGCCGACAACGAGATCGAGATGAGCGGTTATGGCCTGCTCAGCTTCCGCGCTGCCTGGCAGGCCATGCCAGAGCTTGGCCTGAGCCTAAAGCTGGATAACCTGCTGGACAAGGATTACGCAGAAACGACTTACAGCACACCCAATGGCCGTTTCGGCTATAACAGCGCCGGGCGTACCGTGCTGTTCGCCGTCACCTGGACGCCACACCTCTGACCTTGGTGCGCACGGCGCACCCTACCACCGCTGTAGGGTGCGCCGTGCGTACCGCCTGAAGGGCTACCGCGCACCCGCCATCCGCTCACATAACTGCTCGATGGCACCCAGCATCTGCCGGCTGGGCCGTTCAAGGCCCTTGTCCGGCACTGCCCAGACCTGCTCCAGGCGCACCGCATGCAACTGCGGCCAGGCCTGCCAGGCGCTCAGCTCGGCATTGCTGCCACCGAGAATCACATCGGGATCACGCGCCAGTACCG
Proteins encoded in this window:
- a CDS encoding TonB-dependent receptor domain-containing protein, yielding MKLSRLALAIAVMPGLSLAAEPYVAEPLVVTSGRLAEPQAQATAATTVFERDDIERLQVSSVTELLERVPGLSVVRTGGAGSQTGVFLRGTSTAQTLVLVDGQRIAAASSGTSSLEFLAPEQIERIEVVRGARSALYGSDAIGGVIQIFTRQGHGQGLKPYARLAAGSDSTYQRSLGLSGGNERTRFHLGAALDETAGIDATRDAFGANGDDDAYRNRSLSLNLSHRLTDDLQVGFSALDQRGQVEYDFTGMQPTTDFQLSSLSGFIDGRLNERWSSRLEMGHSKDQRDTGDDSPLASIDSFFTYTTYRDSASWVNTLTLTDHQQILAGADWYEDRLHSSADFAEDSRWNRAAFVQHRYSGDTFSTELGLRHDDNQQFGSENTWNAALTLPLNSANDLILSYSEGLRAPTFNDLYYPPYCDPTFGCSESANPNLKPEKSKNYELQWRSRYSETGSLQASVYRTDIEDAIVLDENFIPQNVQTARINGFEAAVQQELFGWQGNLALALIDPRDRDSGHTLLRRAKRTLSLDLDRRFGDVSLGAGWRAVSGRYDDADNEIEMSGYGLLSFRAAWQAMPELGLSLKLDNLLDKDYAETTYSTPNGRFGYNSAGRTVLFAVTWTPHL